In Archangium violaceum, the following are encoded in one genomic region:
- a CDS encoding exo-beta-N-acetylmuramidase NamZ family protein, whose amino-acid sequence MRRVKTGLDVWVEQGFAPLKGKRVGAIVNPTSVDSRFRHLADLLASAPGVKLGALFGPEHGIRGEAQYMVAVDDVRDRRTNVPVYSLYGSTFESLSPRPEWLEGLDALVFDIQDVGSRYYTYVYTMALAMKAAGKAKVPFYVLDRPNPLNGVTIEGNLVGERYRSFVGLYSLPNRHGMTAGELARLFNDEQGFGCELTVVPMEGWRREHFWSDTGLPFIPPSPNMPTPDTALVYPGMCQGEGTNVSEGRGTCRPFEQFGAPWVDTDALLARLEREKLPGVSFRAVGFTPTFDKYKGESCSGAFIHVTDRQAFLPLRTGIAIFQALYELGRGGKFAWREDAYEFVDDVPAFDLLCGTDQVRKGIEAGWPLDRLLEGFETQARDFAKRRERHLLYAQGS is encoded by the coding sequence GTGAGACGGGTGAAGACGGGACTGGATGTCTGGGTGGAGCAGGGCTTCGCGCCGCTGAAGGGCAAGCGGGTGGGGGCCATCGTCAACCCCACCAGCGTGGATTCGCGGTTCCGCCACCTGGCGGACCTGCTGGCCAGCGCGCCGGGGGTGAAGCTGGGGGCCCTCTTCGGCCCCGAGCACGGCATCCGCGGCGAGGCCCAGTACATGGTCGCCGTGGACGATGTGCGAGACAGGCGTACCAATGTCCCCGTGTACAGCCTCTACGGCTCCACCTTCGAGTCCCTGTCCCCCCGCCCCGAGTGGCTGGAGGGGCTGGACGCGCTCGTCTTCGACATCCAGGACGTGGGCAGCCGCTACTACACCTACGTCTACACCATGGCCCTGGCCATGAAGGCCGCCGGCAAGGCGAAGGTGCCCTTCTACGTGCTGGACCGGCCCAACCCGCTCAACGGCGTCACCATCGAGGGCAACCTCGTGGGGGAGCGCTACCGCTCCTTCGTGGGGCTGTACTCCCTCCCCAACCGGCACGGCATGACGGCCGGCGAGCTGGCCCGCCTCTTCAACGACGAGCAGGGCTTCGGGTGCGAGCTGACGGTGGTGCCCATGGAAGGTTGGCGCCGCGAGCATTTCTGGTCCGACACCGGGCTGCCCTTCATCCCGCCCTCGCCGAACATGCCCACCCCGGACACCGCGCTCGTCTACCCGGGCATGTGCCAGGGCGAGGGCACCAACGTCTCCGAGGGCCGCGGCACCTGCCGCCCCTTCGAGCAGTTCGGCGCCCCCTGGGTGGACACGGACGCGCTGCTCGCCCGGCTGGAGCGCGAGAAGCTCCCCGGCGTCTCCTTCCGCGCCGTGGGCTTCACCCCCACCTTCGACAAGTACAAGGGCGAGTCCTGCAGCGGTGCCTTCATCCACGTCACGGACCGGCAGGCCTTCCTGCCCCTGCGCACGGGCATCGCCATCTTCCAGGCCCTCTACGAGCTGGGGCGGGGCGGCAAGTTCGCCTGGCGTGAGGACGCCTACGAGTTCGTGGACGACGTGCCCGCCTTCGACCTGCTCTGTGGCACGGACCAGGTGCGCAAGGGAATCGAGGCCGGCTGGCCGCTGGACCGTCTACTGGAAGGCTTCGAGACCCAGGCCCGGGACTTCGCCAAGCGGAGGGAGCGTCACCTGCTGTACGCTCAGGGCTCGTGA
- a CDS encoding protein kinase domain-containing protein — translation MNRDSTQEGEREVSSDFEDSFLRELRLEPMPRLPVPGGWLGGPTGRRYHVLEWLGGGGMGQVFRAQDEMLQREVALKFLLVRTGFDEAALREARAIARLDHENIVRIFDVSEWSATRGEPPVPFLVMECLEGAPLSVVLKRERRLEVPRALEIMDGIAAGLAHAHERGIVHRDLKPGNVFLTRQGGVKLLDFGLSHLMAGSGTDSPHLPRAGTPGYMAPEQWRGEAQDSRTDLWAAGVVLYEMLTGELPFPDAMWMELRERVTSSEPMPSVRARQPEVPREVESLVVTLLAKDPARRLPTARELREVILELRARLAGPGAGSPRPVPQQRRLLVLLSCLLPDLSGLSERLGAEDVEELETAFQRECADVIQRHGGTVTQSMGGEVIACFGQLQVREDDAERAVRAALRLVRDMPELLRRRLPHLPLTGPGARVGLHTDWMALDARALQGEASRVVSRLASQAGPGEVLATGTTWTQVRGAFETEALGFRELPGLAGPVRMEVHRVLREWEGQVRFDRMLMAGGLTPLVGREGELRWLLELWERARNGRGAFVLLQGEAGIGKSRLLQELRERVPPERATRPRFQCGFRFGASALLPMAEVLQGLLPFSPEDSPERYRRELESRLEAMELPRESAQLLGLLLSLPLPEGAPASRLTPERRQELTYEALVELILHDARQRPVLLAIEDLHWADSSWLELLGLLLERIESARVLVVLTARPEFQPSWPSRPWLHPLTLVRLPAGLAESLVKQVARGAPLPEETVRALVERTDGIPLFIEEMTRRVLEGGAVASIPVTLNELLLARLDLLPSRQKALAQVGAVVGRDFSLALLSAVTGREDTGLRRDLANLVEAGLLQEKVDERGEPGYQFRHALFQEAAYQSLPRSERRLHHRRIARVLEVKVPGVVETRPELLAHHYSEGGEEALAVLFWRGAGMLATLRMAIPEAVAHLTRALEPPRGEPALRWAPAEEFQVLATLGFCQSLLWGFDSPEVARTHARAWALLRRMDKLPLSVPVASWSLFSYHEARAELSMCHELAGLLVRQGERQRRPELSVAGYWMMAIDCTYWGHARAALEYSERAMALTRPTSGPPRKETFLSETFVLASCTHSVSGRLARARELERESLALARRTGSPMLLVLTLTYEAMACQIRREAAEVSRWTEEILAISSERRQSFWPPWARCLQGWALAELGQGQRGLELLRQELARWQTQGVRGGRTYCLEMLAKVHLTLGRYREGLAVVREALVLMWTTGEHGFEVELRRVLGELLRASGREREARYELLRAIAVAREQGALIYELRATVSLCRLLRDTGRTEVSRRLLERILAPFEGEDSVDLQEARALFSLNADRATPPGAG, via the coding sequence ATGAACAGGGACAGCACGCAGGAGGGCGAGCGAGAGGTCTCCTCGGACTTCGAGGACTCCTTCCTGCGCGAGTTGCGGCTCGAGCCAATGCCTCGGCTCCCGGTGCCCGGGGGATGGCTCGGAGGCCCGACGGGTCGCCGATACCATGTCCTGGAGTGGTTGGGAGGCGGGGGAATGGGTCAGGTCTTCCGCGCCCAGGACGAGATGCTGCAGCGCGAGGTGGCGCTCAAGTTCCTCCTGGTTCGCACGGGCTTCGACGAAGCGGCGCTGCGAGAGGCGCGGGCCATTGCCCGGCTGGACCACGAGAACATCGTCCGCATCTTCGACGTGTCCGAGTGGAGTGCCACGCGCGGAGAGCCCCCTGTTCCCTTCCTGGTGATGGAGTGTCTGGAGGGAGCGCCTCTCTCGGTGGTGCTGAAGCGGGAACGACGGCTGGAGGTGCCGCGCGCGCTGGAAATCATGGACGGCATCGCCGCGGGTCTGGCGCACGCCCACGAGCGCGGCATCGTCCACCGGGACCTCAAGCCCGGCAATGTCTTCCTCACCCGGCAGGGCGGGGTGAAGCTGCTGGACTTCGGCCTGTCGCACCTGATGGCGGGCAGTGGCACGGACTCGCCACACCTGCCCAGGGCCGGGACGCCGGGCTACATGGCGCCGGAACAGTGGAGGGGAGAGGCGCAGGACTCGCGGACCGACCTCTGGGCGGCGGGGGTGGTGCTGTACGAGATGCTCACCGGCGAGCTGCCCTTTCCGGACGCCATGTGGATGGAGTTGCGTGAGCGGGTGACTTCCAGCGAGCCCATGCCTTCGGTGCGCGCGCGCCAGCCAGAAGTGCCTCGGGAGGTGGAGTCGCTCGTGGTGACCCTGCTGGCCAAGGATCCGGCCCGGCGCCTTCCCACGGCCCGGGAACTGCGGGAGGTGATCCTCGAGCTGCGTGCGCGCCTCGCCGGGCCCGGAGCCGGGTCTCCGCGGCCCGTGCCCCAGCAGCGCCGGTTGCTGGTGCTGCTCTCCTGTCTGCTGCCGGACCTCTCCGGACTCTCGGAGCGGCTCGGCGCGGAGGACGTGGAGGAACTGGAGACGGCCTTCCAGCGGGAGTGCGCGGACGTCATCCAGCGGCACGGTGGCACCGTCACCCAGTCCATGGGCGGAGAGGTGATCGCCTGCTTCGGCCAGCTCCAGGTACGGGAGGATGACGCGGAGCGCGCGGTTCGCGCTGCCCTGCGGCTGGTTCGGGACATGCCGGAGCTGCTCCGCCGGAGGTTGCCGCACCTGCCCCTCACCGGGCCGGGCGCGAGGGTGGGCCTCCATACGGACTGGATGGCACTGGACGCACGAGCCCTCCAGGGAGAGGCCTCGCGGGTGGTGTCCCGGCTCGCGAGCCAGGCCGGGCCCGGTGAGGTGCTCGCCACCGGGACGACCTGGACGCAGGTGCGCGGCGCCTTCGAGACGGAGGCACTCGGCTTCCGGGAGCTGCCGGGGCTCGCGGGGCCGGTCCGCATGGAAGTGCATCGCGTGCTGCGCGAGTGGGAGGGCCAGGTCCGTTTCGACAGGATGCTCATGGCCGGTGGTCTCACGCCCCTGGTGGGGCGGGAGGGGGAGCTGCGGTGGCTGCTGGAGCTCTGGGAGCGGGCCCGGAACGGGCGGGGTGCGTTCGTCCTGCTCCAGGGTGAGGCGGGCATCGGCAAGTCCCGGCTCCTCCAGGAACTGCGCGAGCGTGTGCCTCCGGAGAGGGCCACCCGGCCGCGCTTCCAGTGCGGCTTCCGGTTCGGCGCCAGCGCCCTCCTTCCGATGGCCGAGGTGCTCCAGGGTCTCCTCCCGTTCTCCCCGGAGGACTCGCCCGAGCGGTACAGGCGGGAGCTGGAGTCACGGCTGGAAGCCATGGAGCTCCCCCGGGAGTCCGCGCAGCTGCTGGGCCTGCTCCTCTCACTGCCCCTGCCCGAGGGCGCCCCGGCGTCCCGGCTCACGCCCGAGCGGCGGCAGGAGCTGACGTACGAAGCCCTGGTGGAGCTGATCCTGCACGATGCGCGGCAGCGGCCCGTGCTCCTCGCCATCGAGGATCTGCACTGGGCCGACTCCTCCTGGCTCGAGCTGCTCGGACTCCTGCTCGAGCGCATCGAGAGTGCGCGCGTTCTCGTCGTCCTCACTGCCCGCCCCGAGTTCCAACCCTCCTGGCCCTCGCGGCCCTGGCTCCACCCGCTCACGTTGGTGCGCCTGCCGGCTGGACTCGCGGAGTCCCTGGTGAAGCAGGTGGCTCGCGGTGCGCCCCTGCCGGAGGAGACGGTCCGGGCGCTGGTGGAGAGGACGGACGGCATCCCGCTGTTCATCGAGGAGATGACGCGCAGGGTGCTGGAGGGTGGGGCGGTGGCGTCCATCCCGGTGACCCTGAACGAGCTGCTGCTGGCCCGGTTGGATCTGCTGCCCTCGCGTCAGAAGGCCCTGGCCCAGGTGGGAGCGGTGGTGGGACGGGACTTCTCCCTGGCCCTGCTCTCGGCCGTGACGGGCCGGGAGGACACGGGCCTGCGGCGTGATCTCGCGAACCTGGTGGAGGCGGGATTGCTCCAGGAGAAGGTGGATGAGAGGGGCGAGCCCGGCTACCAGTTCCGGCACGCGCTCTTCCAGGAGGCGGCGTACCAATCCCTGCCTCGGAGCGAGCGGAGGCTGCACCACCGGCGCATCGCGCGGGTGCTGGAGGTGAAGGTCCCCGGCGTGGTGGAGACCAGGCCCGAGTTGCTCGCACACCACTATTCGGAGGGAGGGGAGGAGGCGCTGGCCGTCCTCTTCTGGCGCGGGGCTGGAATGCTCGCCACGCTGCGCATGGCCATCCCGGAGGCGGTAGCGCATCTCACCCGGGCGCTGGAGCCTCCGCGTGGGGAGCCCGCGTTGCGCTGGGCGCCCGCCGAGGAGTTCCAGGTGTTGGCCACCCTGGGCTTCTGCCAGTCCCTGTTGTGGGGCTTCGACTCGCCCGAGGTGGCGCGGACGCATGCCCGGGCCTGGGCGCTGCTACGCCGCATGGACAAGCTTCCGCTCTCCGTGCCGGTGGCCAGTTGGAGTCTCTTCTCCTATCACGAGGCACGAGCGGAGCTCTCGATGTGCCACGAGCTGGCGGGCCTGTTGGTGCGCCAGGGAGAGCGGCAGCGGAGACCGGAGCTGTCGGTGGCGGGCTACTGGATGATGGCCATCGATTGTACCTACTGGGGACACGCACGAGCCGCGCTGGAGTACAGCGAGCGCGCGATGGCTCTCACACGCCCCACCTCCGGGCCACCCAGGAAGGAGACGTTCCTGTCGGAGACCTTCGTCCTTGCCTCGTGCACCCATTCGGTGTCGGGCCGGCTGGCGCGGGCGCGGGAGCTCGAGCGGGAATCGCTGGCATTGGCCCGGCGCACCGGCTCTCCCATGCTGCTGGTCTTGACGCTGACCTATGAGGCCATGGCCTGTCAGATCCGCCGGGAAGCCGCGGAAGTCTCGAGGTGGACGGAGGAGATCCTCGCCATCTCCAGCGAGCGACGTCAGTCGTTCTGGCCCCCGTGGGCGAGGTGCCTCCAGGGCTGGGCCCTGGCCGAGCTGGGACAAGGCCAGCGGGGACTGGAACTCCTGAGGCAGGAGCTCGCGCGGTGGCAGACGCAGGGAGTCCGGGGCGGGCGGACCTATTGCCTCGAGATGCTCGCCAAGGTGCATCTGACGCTGGGGCGGTACCGCGAGGGCCTGGCGGTGGTCCGCGAGGCGCTGGTCCTGATGTGGACGACGGGAGAGCACGGTTTCGAGGTCGAGCTGCGCCGCGTGCTGGGGGAGTTGTTGCGTGCCAGCGGGCGGGAGCGCGAGGCGCGGTACGAGCTCCTCCGTGCCATCGCCGTCGCTCGTGAGCAGGGGGCCCTCATCTACGAGCTGCGCGCGACGGTGAGCCTGTGCCGCCTGCTGCGGGACACGGGACGGACGGAGGTGTCCCGGAGGCTCCTGGAGCGGATCCTCGCCCCATTCGAGGGCGAGGACTCGGTGGATCTCCAGGAGGCGCGGGCTCTGTTCTCCCTCAATGCTGACCGAGCCACTCCACCAGGAGCCGGTTGA
- a CDS encoding adenylate/guanylate cyclase domain-containing protein translates to MKTANLAIVFTDIQGFTERTSRQTLEENQRLLRTHNDLLAPVFKAFGGRIIKSIGDAFLVTFESPTQAVLSGMAIQDRLWQYNRGVPDAERLDVRVAINVGEVRLESNDVFGEPVNIASRVESIAEAGQVFFTEAVYLAMNKAEVPSQEVGSFELKGIPGKIRVFRVPRAPYRVETPSVVHLPSEPSLENEQPPFGNLALSRVPSSMLAPGPDLAATAAALGSRAATVIQAVKSGRRLSLPPRALAVGGGALVLLLLGIGFVVLRASPVEAAIEEVAEASATQEKLELAEKARKLIAEEKLPGEKNLLLGKLDEALEAPGKAVDHYRVAVKAGNDEAGERLTRMLKHQECRVRSEVATTLGELRLESARGSLEALARNGGPGDEPDALWGLGCNSRKKAEKALERIGR, encoded by the coding sequence TTGAAGACCGCCAACCTCGCCATCGTTTTCACCGACATCCAAGGGTTCACCGAGCGCACCAGCCGGCAGACCCTCGAGGAGAACCAGCGTCTGCTGCGGACGCACAATGATCTCCTCGCCCCCGTGTTCAAGGCGTTTGGCGGGCGCATCATCAAGTCCATCGGGGATGCCTTCCTCGTCACCTTCGAGTCGCCCACCCAGGCCGTCCTCAGTGGCATGGCCATCCAGGACCGGCTCTGGCAGTACAACCGCGGCGTCCCGGACGCCGAGCGGCTCGACGTGCGCGTGGCCATCAACGTGGGCGAGGTGCGGCTGGAGTCCAACGACGTCTTCGGCGAGCCCGTCAACATCGCCTCGCGCGTGGAGTCCATCGCCGAGGCCGGCCAGGTGTTCTTCACCGAGGCCGTGTACCTGGCCATGAACAAGGCCGAGGTGCCCTCCCAGGAGGTGGGCTCCTTCGAGCTCAAGGGCATCCCCGGGAAGATCCGTGTCTTCCGCGTGCCCCGCGCTCCCTACCGGGTGGAGACACCCTCCGTGGTGCACCTGCCGTCCGAGCCCTCGCTGGAGAACGAGCAGCCCCCCTTCGGCAACCTGGCGCTCTCGCGCGTCCCCTCGTCCATGCTCGCGCCGGGCCCGGATCTCGCCGCCACGGCCGCCGCCCTGGGCAGCCGCGCCGCCACCGTCATCCAGGCTGTGAAGTCCGGGCGGCGCCTGTCGCTCCCTCCCAGGGCCCTGGCGGTGGGCGGCGGCGCCCTGGTGCTGCTGCTGCTCGGCATCGGCTTCGTCGTGCTGCGCGCCAGCCCCGTCGAGGCCGCCATCGAGGAGGTGGCCGAGGCCTCCGCCACGCAGGAGAAGCTCGAGCTGGCGGAGAAGGCCCGCAAGCTCATCGCCGAGGAGAAGCTGCCGGGGGAGAAGAACCTGCTCCTCGGCAAGCTCGACGAGGCCCTGGAGGCGCCCGGCAAGGCGGTGGACCACTACCGCGTCGCGGTGAAGGCCGGGAACGACGAGGCCGGGGAGCGGCTCACCCGCATGTTGAAGCACCAGGAGTGCCGTGTGCGCTCCGAGGTCGCGACCACGCTGGGCGAGCTCCGGCTGGAGTCCGCGCGCGGCTCGCTGGAGGCCCTGGCCAGGAATGGTGGCCCGGGCGATGAGCCGGATGCCCTGTGGGGGTTGGGGTGCAACTCGCGCAAGAAGGCGGAGAAGGCGCTGGAGCGGATCGGCCGCTGA
- a CDS encoding cation-translocating P-type ATPase translates to MDSHDPPAVTSSQQPWHALPPDAVLKAIQGTPDGLSEHEARARLERHGPNVLQRVSGESPLKLLWRQVNNPLIWVLLASAGLAIALGKVTDGIIVLAVVVLNTLIGFVQEFRAGKAIEALTQMVPENATVLREGQKVTVPAAQLVPGDVVVLASGDKVPADVRLLAERNLQVEEAALTGESVPSEKKVAPVDTSAGIGDRTSMAFGGTHVTYGTGTAVVVATGSATELGRISQLLREAVDLQTPLTKALASIGRYLTIAILIISAVLLGVGLLRGYAVAESLLAALTLAVAAIPEGLPAIVTIALAIGVQYMAARRAIIRKLPAVETLGSTTVICSDKTGTLTRNEMTVQALWTPAGFYSLSGVGYSPQGEVRRGDQPLASLPEDARELLVAGALCNDASVRSKDGTWELTGDPTEGALLVAAEKAGLRVEELRSRRSRVDAIPFESENQFMATLNEDERGARSLFLKGAPEVVLRRCDSHEGLDARTVLAEVERLASRGMRVLAVASKSVPGSQQGVRLEDAAGGFRLLGLQGMIDPPREEAIQAVKACHAAGITVKMITGDHAKTAEAIGAQLGILEGGRAVTGAELAEMDEARLRGSATSSNVFARVAPEHKLRLVRALQTEGHVVAMTGDGVNDAPALKQANIGVAMGITGTAVSKEAADIILTDDNFASIAAAVEEGRRVYDNLIKSLAFVLPTNLGLALILIVGVAFFPILHINGEREALLAMLPSQLLWINLVATVALALPLAFEAREPDVMKRPPRRPDSPVLSRFVLMRTVLVAVLMCAGATGLFLWEYNTEVARLGHDMALREAQTMAVTTVIMFQMFYLLNCRSLRDSFFRIGVFSNPFVYLGIGLLALLQLGFIFLPFMQRVFGTAPLTLEALGLCALVGAVVLPVISVEKWWRSRRAQRSRRERGAGRQLPSRVPRRATVG, encoded by the coding sequence ATGGACTCACACGACCCCCCCGCGGTGACTTCGTCCCAGCAGCCCTGGCACGCGTTACCCCCCGACGCGGTGCTGAAAGCCATTCAAGGCACCCCCGACGGCCTCTCCGAGCACGAGGCCCGCGCCCGGCTCGAACGCCATGGCCCCAATGTGTTGCAACGAGTCTCCGGGGAGAGCCCCCTGAAGCTGCTCTGGCGCCAGGTGAACAACCCCCTCATCTGGGTGCTGCTCGCGTCGGCGGGACTGGCCATCGCCCTGGGCAAGGTGACGGACGGCATCATCGTCCTCGCGGTGGTGGTGCTCAACACCCTCATCGGCTTCGTGCAGGAGTTCCGCGCGGGCAAGGCCATCGAGGCGCTCACGCAGATGGTGCCGGAGAACGCCACCGTCCTGCGCGAGGGCCAGAAGGTGACGGTGCCCGCCGCGCAGCTCGTCCCGGGGGACGTGGTGGTGCTCGCCTCGGGTGACAAGGTGCCCGCGGACGTGCGGCTCCTCGCCGAGCGCAACCTCCAGGTGGAGGAGGCGGCACTCACGGGCGAGTCCGTCCCCTCGGAGAAGAAGGTGGCGCCCGTCGACACGAGCGCGGGCATCGGCGACCGGACGAGCATGGCGTTCGGTGGCACGCACGTCACCTATGGCACGGGCACGGCGGTGGTGGTTGCCACCGGTAGCGCCACCGAGCTCGGCCGCATCTCCCAGTTGCTGCGCGAGGCGGTGGACCTGCAGACGCCCTTGACGAAGGCCCTGGCCTCCATCGGGCGCTACCTGACGATCGCCATCCTGATCATCTCCGCCGTGCTGCTGGGCGTGGGCCTGCTGCGCGGCTACGCGGTGGCCGAGTCGCTCCTGGCCGCCCTCACGCTGGCGGTGGCCGCCATCCCCGAGGGCCTGCCCGCCATCGTCACCATCGCCCTGGCCATCGGCGTGCAGTACATGGCCGCGCGCCGCGCCATCATCCGCAAGCTGCCCGCCGTGGAGACGCTGGGCAGCACCACCGTCATCTGCTCCGACAAGACGGGCACGCTCACCCGCAACGAGATGACCGTACAGGCCCTGTGGACGCCCGCCGGCTTCTATTCCCTCTCGGGCGTGGGCTACTCGCCCCAGGGCGAGGTGCGCCGCGGTGACCAGCCCCTGGCCTCCCTGCCCGAGGATGCCCGCGAGCTGCTCGTGGCCGGCGCGCTCTGCAATGACGCCTCGGTCCGTTCCAAGGATGGTACCTGGGAGCTGACGGGAGACCCCACCGAGGGAGCTCTCCTCGTCGCCGCGGAGAAGGCCGGGCTGCGCGTGGAGGAGCTGCGCTCCCGCCGCTCCCGCGTGGATGCCATCCCCTTCGAGTCCGAGAACCAGTTCATGGCCACCCTCAACGAGGATGAGCGGGGCGCCCGCTCCCTCTTCCTCAAGGGCGCGCCCGAGGTGGTGCTGCGCCGCTGCGACTCGCACGAGGGGCTCGATGCCAGGACGGTACTCGCGGAGGTGGAGCGCCTGGCCTCGCGGGGCATGCGCGTGCTGGCCGTGGCGAGCAAGTCCGTTCCAGGCTCGCAGCAGGGCGTGCGGCTCGAGGACGCGGCCGGCGGCTTCCGGCTCCTGGGGCTCCAGGGAATGATCGATCCGCCGCGCGAGGAGGCCATCCAGGCGGTGAAGGCCTGCCACGCCGCGGGCATCACCGTGAAGATGATCACCGGCGATCATGCGAAGACGGCGGAGGCCATCGGCGCGCAGCTCGGCATCCTCGAGGGGGGCCGGGCGGTGACGGGGGCGGAGCTGGCGGAGATGGACGAGGCGCGGCTGCGCGGGTCGGCCACGTCCTCCAATGTGTTCGCCCGCGTGGCGCCCGAGCACAAGCTGCGCCTGGTGCGTGCCCTCCAGACGGAGGGCCACGTGGTGGCCATGACGGGGGATGGCGTCAACGACGCGCCCGCGCTCAAGCAGGCCAACATCGGCGTGGCCATGGGCATCACCGGCACCGCCGTGTCCAAGGAGGCCGCGGACATCATCCTCACCGACGACAACTTCGCCTCCATCGCCGCCGCGGTGGAGGAGGGCAGGCGCGTCTACGACAACCTCATCAAGTCGCTCGCCTTCGTGCTGCCCACCAACCTGGGTCTGGCCCTCATCCTCATCGTCGGCGTGGCCTTCTTCCCCATCCTGCACATCAACGGTGAGCGCGAGGCCCTGCTGGCCATGCTCCCCAGCCAGTTGCTGTGGATCAACCTGGTGGCCACGGTGGCGCTCGCACTGCCGTTGGCCTTCGAGGCCCGGGAACCGGATGTGATGAAGCGTCCCCCGCGCCGGCCGGACTCCCCCGTGCTCAGCCGCTTCGTGCTGATGCGCACGGTGCTGGTCGCGGTGCTGATGTGCGCTGGCGCCACCGGGCTCTTCCTCTGGGAGTACAACACCGAGGTTGCTCGCCTGGGCCATGACATGGCCCTGCGCGAGGCGCAGACCATGGCCGTCACCACCGTCATCATGTTCCAGATGTTCTACCTGCTGAACTGCCGCTCCCTGCGCGACTCGTTCTTCCGCATCGGCGTCTTCAGCAACCCCTTCGTCTACCTCGGCATCGGGTTGCTGGCGCTGCTGCAGCTCGGGTTCATCTTCCTGCCCTTCATGCAGCGTGTGTTCGGCACCGCGCCGCTGACACTCGAGGCGCTGGGGCTGTGCGCCCTGGTGGGGGCCGTGGTCCTGCCCGTCATCAGCGTGGAGAAGTGGTGGCGCTCGCGGCGTGCACAGCGCTCGCGTCGGGAGCGGGGAGCCGGCAGACAGCTCCCTTCGCGCGTGCCTCGGCGCGCGACGGTGGGATGA
- the nadD gene encoding nicotinate (nicotinamide) nucleotide adenylyltransferase has product MRPPVQVALLGGSFNPPHVGHLMAAHYVRATQGVDEVWFMPTFRHPFGKVSEEFEHRLRMCELMCRDTSGWMKCSRVESEVGKDGRTVDTLEFLQARHPEHRYTLVIGSDILKDLPHWKDVDRIRRMARVLVLHRAGYPGVDKIIEPPLEVVGPPLAEVSSTEIRERLSRGELPSDLVPSAVLAYAREHHLYGL; this is encoded by the coding sequence GTGAGGCCCCCCGTGCAGGTCGCGCTTCTCGGAGGCTCGTTCAACCCGCCCCACGTCGGCCACCTGATGGCGGCCCACTACGTGCGCGCCACCCAGGGCGTGGACGAGGTGTGGTTCATGCCCACCTTCCGCCATCCCTTCGGCAAGGTGTCCGAGGAGTTCGAGCACCGCCTGCGCATGTGCGAGCTGATGTGCCGGGACACCTCGGGCTGGATGAAGTGCTCGCGGGTGGAGAGCGAGGTGGGCAAGGACGGGCGCACGGTGGACACGCTCGAGTTCCTCCAGGCGCGCCACCCCGAGCACCGCTACACGCTCGTCATCGGCTCGGACATCCTGAAGGATCTGCCGCACTGGAAGGACGTCGACCGCATCCGGCGGATGGCGCGCGTGCTGGTGCTGCACCGCGCGGGCTACCCGGGCGTCGACAAGATCATCGAGCCGCCGCTCGAGGTCGTGGGCCCGCCGCTGGCGGAGGTCTCCTCCACGGAGATCCGCGAGCGGCTGTCACGCGGCGAGCTGCCCTCGGACCTGGTTCCGAGCGCGGTGCTCGCCTATGCCCGCGAGCACCACCTCTACGGGCTGTGA